CAGAACCCCAACCGCATCCTAAGTCTAAGATTTCGTCTCCATCTTCGATACCCACTTTCGCAATCAAATCATCGAGCATATCTATTTGAGCTTGCTCAAGGTTAGATGCTCCTTTTTCCCATAAAGCCATTGTGTATTTTGGATATAAAAGTTCTGTCTCTTTTAACATCAGACTGAACATTTCTTCGGGTAGGTCGTATTGAACCTTCATCAGTTCCTGTGACCCTTCTGCAAGGCGATCGCTTTCTTGCAACAGCCATTCATAGGGAACTAAAAGAGAAGGGAAATAATTATAGCTGATTTGCATGGAGAGATTTAAAAGGGATTTAAGCAGAGAATCAGGGATTTTTAGCCCATTGATATAAGCCTCTGCTCCTGCCATTACGATTGCATTGAATCCTGCGATCGCCGTGCGGTTTGCTCTGTAAGCAATTCGGTTTTTGTTACTTACATCTACTCCTAAAGGAGTATGTCTTTGGATGTTCTTTTTAATGCTGGAAGTCATGTCTACACTCCCTATATCTTGAAATTTTTAGTTGGATTAAATTATGGTAAAACTAAATATTCGTTTTTACGATTTTGACGGACGATAAATTAATAAAATCCAGAAAATCAAGGATTTATCACTCTCTAATGCTGTTGAGATTTGTAAAGTATGATAAATAAAATTGAGACTTAAGAAAATCAATGCATTTATTAAAGATTAATCTTTCTTTAGGAAAATTAATAATATACAGCAACCCCTTAATTAATAGTGTCCAGATCCTGAACTTCTCAAAAAAGTCGGCGATCTAACTTTTTAGCAATGGTTGAGATTAGCGATCGCCTTTGCTAGAATCTAAATCATCTGTAGCATTTAGCGAATTCTCACTATCTACTTGATTTGGTGATGTATTTGAAATAGCTACACTATTAGCTACTTGTTTTTGCGAGATATTAGAACCATCTACATCGATTGATAATTCATTAGTAACTGATTTATATTCCAGATTATCTCGGTTAGCACCTGCTATTTCTTCTGCTTTGCCGATAAAATCTTTTGCAAGTCGTTCACTAAAACCAACAACAAATGCTATGACAAAAATCAAAGACCTTTGTTGGTCTTGAGATGATTCTTGATTGGTAGTTGGATTGAGCTTAAAGACACTGGGATTAACAAACATTAATATTATTCCAGAGTTAATTAAAGCTAAAAATAAAACAGAAAAGGCTCCGCCAATCATTGGTTTAAAAGCACCAACAAGGAATGGAGTTAATGGATCGGAATATTTCTTTTTCTGAAACTCTTCAATTCTGATTAAAATACTAATAATGCTCCCTAATGTTCCTGCCGAAATAGCTAAACTTAATTGCAGAAGAAATTCATTATACTTCGCATTTATAGATTGTCTTTTATTGTATTGTGCATTTAATTCAGCAAGATTATTATTTAAGTTGGTTAACTCTGTACTCTTAAATTCTGCATTTTTCTGTGATATTATACTTAGCTCTTTAATTTCTTCTTTGCTTGTTTTCAATTTATTAAAATCGTTCACAGAGGCAGGATTTGAATTTGTGCTTTCTAATGGTTTTTTTTGTTCAGCTTGATTTTGAATCTCATCGACTCGATTATCTGTATATTTTTGAATTTCTTTGATTTCATTTTGTAAAAGCTTCTTATTGATATTATAATTATTGTTATTATAAAAATTAACAGCCTCTGAGAAAATCCAAAGTCCAGCGATAGAAGAAGAAGTAATTCCTCCATAGATAAAAACGGCACTTATAAGTCCAAAGATTACTTTGGTTGTAGTTGATGGTGAACGGTGGACTGATAAAAATGGGTTGATGATAAATCCTGTTATAGGATGTTCATATTTGCAAATAATTTGTTCAACATCAAATCGAATAGCTTGAGCAATATTTATATTCGATGAAGATTCACGCAGAGCTTCTATTGCAAATATTAAAGCTTTAGAGAGTTCTGTCAGTTCTATTTGAACTTTATCTCTATTGTCAGGTATAAATATCCTGGGTATTTTGTCCCACCAAATCTTTTGAGGTGCATTTCTATTGATGAGTTTTTGAAGTCGATTAAACAAGATAATTATTTGAGATATTTCTTTTCCTGCTGCTACCAATTCTTCTTGTTTAACTGGATCTGAAAAACTATTTAAATTATTTTTATAGAAATCTTTGATAAGTGCCTGAATCAGTGTTCTGCTCTCATCTAAATTCCAATCATTATCAGTTATGTTTTTATTAGAAAGCATTTTGACTCCAATTTATTTCTAAAGTTTATAGATGTTGAATAGGGCTAGTACAGCAGAGCGTAAATCTAGTTACCATCTTAAGACAAGAGGCAAACTCTCTTTGTTAAAAGTAAAGGTAGGCAAAGTTGCACCACGATTTACTGGTGCAGATGTGTGGATTAGTTTGAGGAAATTTGCTAAGATATTCGACCACTTTGTTTTTGCTTAGTTGTTACTCGTATTTATCATTCACTTTTTAGCATGGAATATATGATTGGGTGGTGAATAGTACACTCAAGGGTACTTTTTGTGTAGACGCGGATATGTTTGTCGCTAGGGATGCTTCATTAGTGTCAACTTAAGCTATTTTTAGCTTAAGTGTTTGAACTTTAGTTCCTTGTGGTACATCACTTTTAGGTTAAGTTGACACCAATAAACTAACTTCCCAGGCGGCATTGCTACTATTCTCAAAACCCCTTATTTGGTAAAGTAGATTAGATACTCAGGAGTTTTTTGTGCCTACTTTGAGAACCCTGCAACCTGGAGATGAAGGATCGCTGGAAGCATTTCTCTTGCAACACGCTGATACTTCTATGTTTTTGCGCTCTAATTGCCGAACTGCGGGACTGCTTGACCAAGGAGCAAGATTTCAAGGAACTTACATAGCGGCCTATATAGATGAAGCTATAGTGGCAGTTGCAGCTTACTTTTGGAATGGGATGATAATAGTTCAAGCCCCTGTATATTTGCCAGAGGTGGTGCAAGCAATTGTGGCACAATCTGGACGTACTATTTCTGGAATTAGTGGGCCAGCAGCACAAGTTGAAGCGACAAAAAGCATTTTGGGACTTAGCAACCGACCAACTCAGCTTGATGAGTCCGAAATATTGTTTTCTCTAAGACTGCAAGACTTGCAAATACCTCAAGCTTTAGCATCTGCAAAGGTGCAGTGTCGTTTGCCATATCCAGAAGAGTTGGAATTACTCACTGAATGGCGTGTTGCATATAGTGTGGAAGCTTTAGGAAAAAGAGATACTCCCAGTTTAAAAAATGCCTGTCGTCTTGCAATTGAAGGATATCAAGCTACGGCTATGCATTGGGTTTTGGTAGCAGGAGATACCCCAGTATCTTATTCTGCTTTTAATGCCAGTTTACCTGATATTGTGCAAATTGGTGGAGTATGGACACCGCCAGCCCTGCGGGGTAAGGGGTACGCCAAAAGTGCGATCGCTGGCTCATTGTTAGATGCGCGATCGCAGCAAGTAAAACGTGCCATCCTGTTTACAAGTGATAATAACCAAGCAGCCCAAGCAGTTTATCGAGGAATTGGGTTTTTGCCTACTGGCGAGAAGTATGGCTTAGTGTTATTTGAAGAGAGTTAGTTTTCTGACATTAAAAATACTTGATTTTTGCCAATTTCATCCAACAATTAGATTTCCGAAAATAATTCGTAATTCTTGGTTTAAGAATTACGAATTATTTAAAGCCTTGATGCTGTCAAAAACTAATTGTTTGTGGCTTAAAATTAGATACCCTATCCCAATAATTAACCTGGTTAATATTCACCTTGAGCAAAGCAATATCTGCTTCGTCCAGTCCTTTAGGAAACCAAGTTTGAAGTTCCGGCTTCCATAATTCCCGCATCTTGTTGCGGTCTTCCACCAGTTGGGCTGTACCTGAAATAGAAACGTATCGCTGCTGTTCGGGTAACGAGAAACTAACATTCACCTGCTCATGGTGTTCAATCTCAGTCACCTTATGGGAACCAGCATAAGTAAAGAACCAGAGTGTAGCTTCAGAGTTAATCTCACCACTTTTTGACATAGGGTAACTATGTAAACTACCATCATTATCGACTGTGGTAAACATACCATAATCAATATCTTTGATTAGTTCATGCAGCTTTGTAATCTGTTGATTGCGGTCTGTAGAAGTTGTCATTGTTTGTACTTTTTTCCCTATTTGCTTTTTCTGATCTGTAATTTTTAATTACAACCAGATTTAAGGCTAGTAGTGTTATTTTTTAGTATTAACGTTTTGAGTTTTAATTGCGTGAGCCTATAGATGGAATTCTACTAAGATTAGCTCTGTTAGTTCTATCTATAGAGATATTGGTTGAGAGTGACTGCAATGCTACTCAGTTAAGTTATTGCGATGAACTTTTAAAGACTTTTTAACTGCGATCGCAACTCCTAATTGCCTAA
This genomic interval from Nostoc sp. KVJ3 contains the following:
- a CDS encoding GNAT family N-acetyltransferase, whose translation is MPTLRTLQPGDEGSLEAFLLQHADTSMFLRSNCRTAGLLDQGARFQGTYIAAYIDEAIVAVAAYFWNGMIIVQAPVYLPEVVQAIVAQSGRTISGISGPAAQVEATKSILGLSNRPTQLDESEILFSLRLQDLQIPQALASAKVQCRLPYPEELELLTEWRVAYSVEALGKRDTPSLKNACRLAIEGYQATAMHWVLVAGDTPVSYSAFNASLPDIVQIGGVWTPPALRGKGYAKSAIAGSLLDARSQQVKRAILFTSDNNQAAQAVYRGIGFLPTGEKYGLVLFEES
- a CDS encoding pyridoxamine 5'-phosphate oxidase family protein; this encodes MTTSTDRNQQITKLHELIKDIDYGMFTTVDNDGSLHSYPMSKSGEINSEATLWFFTYAGSHKVTEIEHHEQVNVSFSLPEQQRYVSISGTAQLVEDRNKMRELWKPELQTWFPKGLDEADIALLKVNINQVNYWDRVSNFKPQTISF